In Epilithonimonas zeae, a single window of DNA contains:
- a CDS encoding helix-turn-helix domain-containing protein — MLILLCLFAVFGSVKSQSIHLSGTQILSKYNWVGNSITPSLYSKTLESSDPKKKISTKDQIKKYTKILKDEHNKSLIKIIGLSSSLTVLVVVLMWLFFSERDKKIKDNYHLALEALKDKPAPSYVKKNTDAALRSNYTETNNIIKDRINISEDTEKKLLKKLAAFEASERFLKKELTLTALASQKGTNPKYLSKIIHTHRNQTFTGYINKLRMNYIIQKLYDEPKYREYKISYLADECGYTSPQVFVVVFKKETGLTPSSFIEQLKTELDNYNNMLIV; from the coding sequence ATGTTAATCCTGTTGTGTCTTTTTGCAGTGTTTGGCTCTGTAAAATCTCAGTCAATTCATCTTAGTGGAACACAAATTCTCAGTAAATATAATTGGGTTGGAAATTCAATTACCCCATCTTTGTATTCAAAAACTTTAGAGTCTTCTGATCCAAAGAAAAAGATTTCTACAAAAGACCAGATTAAAAAATACACGAAAATACTGAAAGATGAGCATAACAAAAGCTTAATCAAAATAATAGGTTTGTCCTCATCACTTACCGTTTTGGTAGTCGTATTGATGTGGTTGTTTTTTAGTGAAAGAGATAAAAAGATTAAAGATAATTACCATTTGGCGCTTGAAGCATTGAAGGATAAGCCGGCTCCATCCTATGTTAAAAAAAATACTGATGCTGCATTAAGGAGTAATTATACAGAGACAAATAATATTATAAAAGATAGAATCAATATATCCGAAGATACAGAGAAAAAACTTTTGAAAAAGCTGGCTGCTTTTGAAGCTTCGGAAAGATTTTTGAAAAAAGAACTTACACTTACTGCTTTAGCGAGTCAAAAAGGAACCAATCCAAAATACCTTTCGAAGATTATCCATACACATAGAAATCAAACATTTACTGGTTACATCAATAAATTGAGAATGAACTATATTATCCAGAAATTATATGATGAACCTAAATATAGAGAATACAAGATTAGCTATTTAGCAGATGAATGTGGTTATACCTCACCACAGGTTTTCGTAGTAGTTTTCAAAAAAGAAACAGGGCTCACGCCTTCCAGTTTTATAGAACAGCTGAAAACAGAACTAGATAATTATAATAATATGCTGATAGTGTAA
- a CDS encoding NTF2-like N-terminal transpeptidase domain-containing protein, with amino-acid sequence MKFIKYCLLATLLFFMVGCKKTSVDGSSRKSFQESINDMASSLPTLKQVKFNEALYILKTFGVEAEGDIAEITALGKLLDGKKTAEIFAMADQVAQKNGIAWSSTAPPSLGEMNIFGNVAASEKDPNDIDAASLSINVRNIAGDSLTGSKGLIIIPQLLDNNGRKVDFEGAALETVMEISSGGNKISTSKNLMQDPAFRGFTVLYAKLPKEKIFEEKIDIKLTVKTTKKLLQMIKMGVPVNGQALYTPPPPVVADSLQVPTSTVDPQTGETIVTPPPAPKPAASDPKATVTKFLNNLSSQNFKAAYEVADNPNWGSYDKFSNPNSGFGSVKNISVKNIAVPYNKDNSANVNVTYDVTDKNGKTTSLNVTYGLKSVNNNWKITTYKINP; translated from the coding sequence ATGAAATTTATAAAATACTGTCTCTTAGCAACTTTATTATTCTTTATGGTAGGTTGCAAAAAAACAAGTGTTGATGGGAGCAGCCGCAAAAGCTTCCAGGAAAGTATCAATGATATGGCTTCCAGCTTACCAACATTGAAACAAGTAAAATTCAACGAGGCCTTGTATATCTTGAAAACTTTTGGTGTAGAAGCTGAAGGCGACATTGCAGAAATCACGGCACTTGGAAAACTTCTGGATGGTAAAAAAACGGCTGAGATTTTCGCAATGGCAGACCAAGTGGCTCAGAAAAACGGAATCGCATGGAGCAGTACAGCACCGCCAAGTCTTGGAGAGATGAACATTTTCGGTAATGTTGCAGCTTCAGAAAAAGATCCTAATGATATTGACGCAGCGAGTCTTAGCATCAATGTAAGAAATATTGCCGGTGATAGTTTAACCGGTTCGAAAGGTTTGATCATTATCCCACAATTATTAGATAACAACGGAAGAAAAGTGGACTTTGAAGGTGCAGCCTTGGAAACTGTAATGGAAATTTCCAGCGGAGGAAACAAGATTTCTACTTCCAAAAACCTGATGCAAGATCCAGCTTTCAGAGGATTCACAGTTCTTTATGCTAAGCTTCCGAAAGAGAAAATCTTTGAAGAAAAAATTGATATTAAGTTGACTGTAAAAACAACCAAGAAGTTATTACAGATGATAAAAATGGGCGTTCCTGTGAATGGACAAGCACTTTACACGCCTCCGCCGCCAGTTGTAGCAGACTCACTTCAAGTTCCTACCTCTACAGTTGACCCGCAAACAGGCGAAACCATTGTAACGCCGCCACCAGCTCCAAAGCCAGCCGCTTCTGATCCAAAAGCAACGGTTACAAAATTTTTGAACAACCTTTCTTCTCAGAACTTCAAAGCAGCTTACGAAGTTGCTGACAATCCAAATTGGGGTTCTTACGACAAATTCTCTAATCCGAATTCAGGTTTTGGTTCGGTTAAGAATATCAGTGTAAAAAATATTGCAGTACCTTACAACAAAGATAATTCTGCAAACGTGAACGTAACTTATGACGTAACCGACAAAAACGGAAAAACCACTTCTCTGAATGTGACCTACGGACTAAAATCTGTGAACAACAATTGGAAAATCACCACTTATAAAATCAATCCTTAA
- the ribH gene encoding 6,7-dimethyl-8-ribityllumazine synthase, whose protein sequence is MATTNLSDYKPLNITNADEYSIGIVVSEWNDFVTYNLRNGALETLKAEGIKEENIHIYYVPGAFELSFATMKLCRSNKFAAVIAIGNVIRGETPHFEFVCSGVTQGIKDCNILTDTPAIFCVLTDDTKEQSIARSGGNLGNKGVEAAVTALKMIDFNTKFSL, encoded by the coding sequence ATGGCAACAACTAATCTTTCAGATTATAAGCCACTCAATATAACCAATGCCGATGAATATTCTATCGGCATTGTTGTTTCTGAGTGGAACGACTTCGTAACCTACAACCTTCGCAACGGCGCTCTCGAAACGCTCAAAGCAGAAGGCATCAAAGAAGAAAACATCCATATTTATTACGTTCCAGGCGCATTCGAATTGAGCTTTGCAACAATGAAACTTTGCCGTTCCAATAAATTCGCAGCAGTCATTGCCATTGGTAATGTGATACGTGGCGAGACGCCTCATTTCGAGTTTGTTTGTTCAGGTGTAACACAAGGCATCAAAGATTGCAATATCTTAACTGACACACCAGCCATTTTCTGCGTTTTGACAGATGATACCAAAGAACAATCTATCGCAAGAAGTGGCGGAAATCTTGGTAACAAAGGTGTCGAAGCTGCGGTTACTGCATTGAAAATGATAGATTTCAATACCAAGTTTTCTCTCTAA
- the ypfJ gene encoding KPN_02809 family neutral zinc metallopeptidase, with translation MKWTNDRSDNVDDRRGSGGGGMLVGGGLGTIIIAAIVFFLGGDPSAILQNSATSSPQQSEQRQLSKEELNIREFVKMLTAENEQTWNKVFQENGIQFTPAKVVLFESGTQSGCGAARSEMGPFYCPADQTIYMDMSFFNELQQKFGAQVGQFTVAYVLGHEYGHHIQNLLGTLDKVHQLSQRGSETQANQISVANELQADFYAGLWAKQTDSREKFLEPGDIQEAMSAAAAVGDDNIQKRGQGYVNQESFTHGSSAQREEWFMKGYNTGDIREGDTFSALLR, from the coding sequence ATGAAATGGACAAACGACAGAAGTGACAATGTAGATGACAGACGCGGCTCTGGCGGTGGCGGAATGTTGGTTGGTGGTGGCTTAGGAACCATCATTATTGCAGCCATCGTATTCTTCCTCGGAGGCGACCCCTCTGCAATTTTACAAAATAGTGCAACTTCTTCCCCACAACAAAGCGAACAGAGACAACTTTCTAAAGAAGAGCTCAACATTAGAGAATTTGTAAAAATGTTGACTGCTGAAAATGAACAAACCTGGAACAAAGTTTTCCAAGAAAACGGAATCCAGTTCACACCAGCCAAAGTGGTTCTTTTTGAAAGCGGAACACAATCTGGTTGTGGTGCAGCACGTTCAGAGATGGGACCTTTCTATTGTCCTGCAGACCAAACTATTTATATGGATATGAGCTTCTTCAATGAACTGCAGCAGAAGTTTGGGGCTCAGGTTGGACAATTTACAGTGGCTTATGTTCTGGGGCACGAATATGGCCATCATATCCAAAACTTACTGGGAACGCTGGATAAAGTCCATCAATTAAGTCAAAGAGGAAGCGAAACCCAAGCCAATCAAATCTCTGTTGCCAACGAATTACAAGCTGACTTCTATGCCGGATTATGGGCAAAACAAACCGATAGCAGAGAAAAGTTTTTAGAGCCAGGTGATATTCAGGAGGCAATGAGTGCAGCCGCGGCTGTTGGTGATGATAATATCCAAAAGAGAGGTCAAGGTTATGTGAACCAAGAAAGCTTTACCCACGGTTCTTCTGCGCAAAGAGAAGAATGGTTTATGAAAGGTTATAATACCGGAGATATCAGAGAAGGTGACACTTTCAGCGCTCTACTTAGATAG
- a CDS encoding helix-turn-helix domain-containing protein, with amino-acid sequence MEQTINKNGLLNRFILQKKRLLYFIMFLLNFGSINAASIFNNTGFLEEEFKQNETNIDKKDVIVQINKDTLLIFTKDMVIVSQIDPEKSKLLQSDKHLNSQIKEFADSKHPKSGYKVVYADIKDNLNVINELGSNVSIAEIIHDHQDHSAVYINKSILFIIILLPFLLLGYYYKKGKNTSEQNYEDIMENLKTSAPEISPDLEAETLYTPECTEHKTKTISINDDTVKHILARLAKFEKSQKYLRQDMSLSGLATYLDTNNKYLSEILKQYKGKKFSDYINGLRIVYITEVLYKNPIYREYKISYLAESCGFGSREVFAVVFKKETGISPSYFINNLKKDIREEQPPTNLIALNQL; translated from the coding sequence ATGGAACAAACAATAAATAAAAATGGTTTGCTAAACCGATTTATTTTACAAAAAAAAAGATTGCTTTATTTTATAATGTTCCTTTTGAATTTCGGAAGCATAAATGCTGCCTCTATTTTCAACAATACGGGATTTTTGGAAGAAGAGTTTAAGCAAAACGAAACAAACATCGACAAAAAGGATGTCATAGTACAGATTAACAAAGACACTTTATTGATTTTTACTAAAGATATGGTCATTGTAAGCCAGATTGATCCAGAAAAATCAAAATTACTTCAATCTGACAAGCATTTAAATAGTCAAATCAAAGAATTTGCAGACAGTAAACACCCGAAATCCGGATACAAGGTGGTTTATGCGGACATCAAAGACAATCTGAACGTTATCAATGAACTTGGAAGCAACGTTTCTATAGCAGAAATCATTCACGATCATCAAGATCATTCCGCCGTTTATATTAACAAGAGTATATTATTCATCATTATTCTTCTACCATTTCTATTATTAGGCTATTATTATAAAAAGGGCAAAAACACATCAGAACAGAATTATGAAGACATTATGGAGAATCTCAAGACTTCTGCTCCTGAGATTTCTCCAGACCTTGAGGCCGAGACATTGTACACTCCAGAATGTACAGAGCACAAGACAAAAACAATATCCATTAATGACGACACGGTTAAACACATTCTTGCAAGACTGGCAAAATTTGAAAAATCACAAAAGTACCTGCGACAGGATATGAGCTTATCTGGACTGGCAACCTATCTTGACACCAACAACAAATATCTTTCAGAAATCTTAAAGCAATACAAAGGAAAAAAATTCAGTGACTATATTAATGGATTGAGAATTGTTTACATCACGGAAGTACTTTATAAAAATCCTATCTATCGGGAATACAAAATCAGTTACCTCGCGGAAAGCTGTGGCTTTGGCTCAAGAGAAGTTTTTGCGGTTGTTTTCAAAAAAGAAACAGGCATATCGCCGTCTTACTTTATAAATAACTTAAAAAAGGATATAAGAGAGGAGCAGCCACCCACCAATCTGATTGCATTAAATCAACTATAA
- a CDS encoding adenine phosphoribosyltransferase produces MASAELIKKLEETIDNIPDFPIPGIQFKDICPIFLQPKLYEEVIADLAHFSRGKIDAVCGIESRGYLFGIAIAVALDVPFVLIRKAGKLPPPFIGEKYDLEYGSAEIEMKTGHLKEGQRVLIHDDLLATGGTTEAAAKLVVKQGAIPTQFSFLIDLKDLNGVERLKKFNSEVYSILQY; encoded by the coding sequence ATGGCATCTGCGGAATTAATCAAGAAATTAGAAGAAACAATAGATAACATTCCGGACTTTCCAATTCCGGGAATCCAATTCAAGGATATCTGCCCTATTTTTCTTCAACCAAAATTATATGAAGAGGTCATCGCAGATTTAGCCCATTTCAGCCGAGGCAAGATTGATGCAGTTTGTGGAATAGAAAGCAGAGGTTATCTTTTCGGCATTGCCATTGCAGTAGCCTTGGATGTTCCATTTGTATTAATCAGAAAAGCCGGCAAATTACCACCGCCTTTCATTGGAGAAAAATATGATTTGGAATACGGCTCAGCTGAAATCGAAATGAAAACCGGGCATTTGAAAGAAGGACAACGCGTTTTGATTCACGATGACCTTCTGGCAACAGGCGGAACTACGGAAGCCGCAGCAAAATTGGTTGTAAAGCAAGGCGCCATTCCTACGCAATTCAGTTTTTTAATTGATTTAAAAGATTTGAATGGTGTTGAAAGACTAAAGAAATTTAACTCAGAAGTCTATTCGATACTTCAATATTAA
- a CDS encoding FixH family protein — protein MKKLHWGHGLAIALGCFILFILFLIFVFPMGKQNAEMISNNYYEEELQYQNIIDAKKNAAQLKEQPVYKATSEGMMITFPESIKVDDDKVNFVLFRTEDSNLDVKKEVGLQHNVFLIPKKVLSPGSYTLKLKWTENKKSYQIDYDILWK, from the coding sequence ATGAAAAAATTACATTGGGGACACGGTTTGGCGATAGCTTTAGGATGTTTTATACTGTTCATCTTATTTTTGATTTTCGTCTTTCCGATGGGGAAACAAAATGCAGAAATGATTTCCAATAATTACTACGAAGAGGAATTACAATATCAGAATATCATTGATGCGAAGAAAAATGCAGCTCAACTAAAAGAACAACCAGTTTATAAAGCAACCAGTGAAGGAATGATGATTACTTTTCCGGAGAGTATCAAAGTGGATGATGATAAAGTAAATTTTGTATTATTCAGAACTGAAGATTCTAATTTGGATGTAAAAAAGGAAGTCGGTTTACAGCACAACGTTTTCTTAATTCCTAAAAAAGTTTTATCTCCAGGCTCATACACTTTGAAGCTAAAATGGACAGAAAATAAAAAATCATATCAGATAGATTACGATATTCTATGGAAATGA
- a CDS encoding nucleotidyltransferase family protein translates to MKALLFAAGMGTRLKPFTDNHPKALAQVNGVALLERNIKYLQSYGINDFVINIHHFGGQILAFLAENDNFGANIEISNESEELLETGGGLLFAKRFLENEKTFLIMNVDILTDLNITNFIKLHEIKGGMITLAVSDRDSSRKLMFNDKMYLKGWKNLTTNKKTVVGGIFKLRELAFSGVHCVNSEIFEKMTRTGKFSIMDEYMDLMKEDIIIGYQHTANLIDVGKPESITEAERLFK, encoded by the coding sequence ATGAAAGCATTACTATTTGCTGCGGGAATGGGAACCCGACTAAAACCTTTCACAGACAACCATCCGAAAGCTTTGGCGCAAGTTAACGGCGTTGCGCTTTTAGAAAGAAATATAAAATATCTCCAGAGCTACGGGATTAATGATTTTGTCATTAATATTCATCATTTTGGAGGACAGATTTTGGCATTTTTAGCAGAGAATGATAACTTCGGTGCTAATATAGAAATCTCCAACGAGTCAGAAGAACTTCTGGAAACCGGTGGTGGACTTTTGTTCGCCAAAAGATTTTTGGAAAACGAAAAGACATTCCTGATAATGAATGTTGATATCCTGACTGACCTTAATATCACAAACTTCATCAAGCTTCACGAAATAAAAGGTGGAATGATAACTTTGGCGGTTTCTGACAGAGACAGTTCCAGAAAGCTGATGTTCAATGATAAAATGTATCTTAAAGGCTGGAAAAACTTGACTACAAATAAAAAAACTGTAGTTGGCGGTATTTTCAAATTAAGAGAATTGGCGTTCAGTGGCGTTCATTGTGTAAATTCTGAGATATTTGAGAAAATGACCAGAACCGGGAAATTCTCTATTATGGACGAATATATGGATCTGATGAAAGAAGATATCATCATCGGTTATCAACACACTGCAAACCTTATAGATGTTGGAAAACCAGAATCAATTACCGAAGCAGAAAGACTATTCAAATGA
- a CDS encoding tetratricopeptide repeat protein produces MADLHNKKNEQEGKETVEFFRDLDKEALNIESFLEKNARTLSIGFGILIVAVLGWFGYQQFILGPKNEEATRSYLAAQKNLTDGKEDLALGGKSVANPGFIGTYEEYGSTKAGKLSAYNAGLIEFKKGNYQKAYDLLDKFSSGNKVLVALKYGAMADCLSNLNKADDALAMADKASSASDDAYTSYYFTKKAGMLALALKKNADAKKYFSVIDEKYQDYDNGQSDAFIEMTKYY; encoded by the coding sequence ATGGCAGATCTACATAACAAAAAGAACGAACAAGAAGGAAAAGAAACTGTAGAATTCTTCAGAGACCTAGATAAAGAGGCATTGAACATAGAATCTTTCCTTGAAAAAAATGCAAGAACACTGAGTATCGGTTTCGGTATTTTGATTGTTGCAGTTCTTGGATGGTTTGGTTACCAACAGTTCATTTTGGGTCCTAAAAACGAAGAAGCTACAAGAAGCTACTTAGCTGCTCAGAAAAATTTGACCGATGGTAAAGAAGACTTGGCTTTAGGTGGAAAATCTGTTGCAAACCCAGGTTTCATAGGAACTTATGAAGAATACGGAAGCACAAAAGCCGGTAAATTATCTGCTTACAACGCTGGTCTTATAGAATTCAAAAAAGGAAATTATCAGAAAGCTTACGACTTGTTAGACAAATTCAGCTCTGGCAACAAAGTATTGGTAGCTCTTAAATATGGTGCGATGGCAGACTGTCTATCCAACCTCAACAAAGCTGATGATGCTTTGGCAATGGCAGACAAAGCTTCTTCTGCATCAGATGACGCTTACACGTCTTATTATTTCACAAAAAAAGCAGGAATGCTAGCTTTGGCACTTAAGAAAAATGCTGATGCTAAAAAATATTTCTCTGTGATTGATGAGAAATACCAGGATTATGACAATGGTCAATCTGACGCTTTTATAGAAATGACAAAATATTATTAA
- a CDS encoding RapZ C-terminal domain-containing protein, whose translation MQNKLVIDIHSFSYKKKGIPKDDSGNGGGFVFDCRGILNPGRIEEYKSQTGNDIGVQEFLEQQTEMPQFLKSVHSLLSITIENYLERGFENLQINFGCTGGQHRSVYSAIKTSEFIKEKYPEAEVRIHHDEQLQLNLSSISDN comes from the coding sequence ATGCAGAACAAATTGGTTATTGATATTCACAGTTTTTCTTATAAAAAGAAAGGAATTCCTAAAGATGATTCCGGAAACGGCGGCGGTTTCGTTTTCGATTGCAGAGGAATCCTGAATCCTGGAAGAATTGAAGAATATAAATCACAAACAGGAAATGATATTGGCGTACAGGAGTTTCTGGAACAACAAACAGAAATGCCTCAGTTTTTAAAATCAGTTCATAGTCTTCTTTCCATCACTATAGAGAATTATCTGGAAAGAGGTTTTGAGAATCTGCAAATTAATTTTGGCTGCACAGGCGGACAGCATCGTTCGGTTTATTCTGCGATTAAAACTTCGGAATTCATCAAGGAAAAATATCCTGAAGCAGAAGTGAGAATCCACCACGATGAACAATTACAACTTAATCTATCATCGATAAGTGATAATTAA
- a CDS encoding LOG family protein, whose amino-acid sequence MTQQDEDKRLQESLRQKTWDETITKDSWMVFRVMSEFVDGYEKMAKIGPCVSIFGSARLKEDNFYYKMASDIAQKITEIGFGVITGGGPGIMEAGNRGASGQGKSIGLNIELPFEQHFNPYVDKGYNINFDYFFVRKVMFVKYSQGFVVMPGGFGTLDELSEALTLIQTNKIGKFPIVLVGSEFWSGLLDWFKGTLLKEGLIAEKDLSLFRVVDTAEDAVEHIKSFYDKYSVSVNF is encoded by the coding sequence ATGACACAACAAGACGAAGATAAAAGATTACAGGAAAGCCTGAGGCAGAAAACCTGGGACGAGACGATTACGAAGGACAGCTGGATGGTTTTCCGGGTAATGTCGGAATTTGTAGATGGCTATGAGAAAATGGCGAAAATTGGACCTTGTGTTTCGATTTTTGGTTCTGCAAGGTTGAAAGAAGACAACTTTTACTATAAAATGGCTTCTGACATTGCACAGAAAATCACAGAAATTGGATTCGGTGTCATCACTGGTGGCGGACCTGGAATAATGGAAGCCGGAAACAGAGGTGCTAGCGGACAAGGAAAATCAATTGGTCTAAATATCGAATTACCTTTTGAACAGCACTTTAACCCTTATGTTGACAAAGGGTATAATATCAATTTTGATTATTTTTTCGTTAGAAAAGTGATGTTCGTGAAATATTCTCAAGGTTTTGTAGTGATGCCCGGAGGTTTCGGAACATTGGATGAACTGTCAGAAGCTTTGACTTTAATTCAAACCAATAAAATAGGCAAATTCCCCATCGTTTTGGTGGGAAGTGAGTTCTGGAGCGGATTGTTGGATTGGTTCAAAGGAACTTTGTTGAAAGAAGGTTTGATTGCAGAGAAAGACTTGTCGCTTTTCCGTGTAGTTGATACTGCGGAAGATGCGGTTGAGCATATCAAATCTTTCTATGACAAATATTCTGTAAGTGTGAATTTCTAA
- a CDS encoding sulfite exporter TauE/SafE family protein, protein MEMTFIISAIGLGFASGFHCIGMCGPIALSMGLTKNQKANFYLQNITYQFGRILTYSFLGAVLGIIGQSFELAGFQKYLTVSVGVLLIIMAISSFGGKDFAAKIPFVSKALLKVKMQLGKILQRPDYKSRFATGILNGFLPCGMVYMALTASLAAGGIWQSSVFMLLFGLGTFPFMFAVVFLGNFITTTFRVKILRVIPVMMIVLGGLFVLRGLELGIPYVSPHSEALHVQHSKEGFHLDHTNCH, encoded by the coding sequence ATGGAAATGACCTTCATCATATCAGCGATTGGATTAGGCTTTGCCTCCGGCTTCCATTGTATTGGGATGTGCGGTCCTATCGCTTTATCTATGGGTCTTACCAAAAATCAGAAAGCTAATTTCTACTTACAAAATATTACTTATCAGTTCGGTAGAATTCTGACTTACTCTTTTCTGGGAGCAGTTCTTGGAATCATTGGTCAAAGCTTTGAGTTGGCCGGTTTTCAAAAATACTTAACAGTTTCGGTCGGAGTTTTATTAATTATAATGGCGATTTCTTCTTTCGGAGGAAAAGATTTTGCTGCTAAAATTCCTTTTGTGTCAAAGGCTTTGTTGAAAGTCAAAATGCAATTGGGAAAAATCCTCCAAAGACCAGATTATAAATCCCGTTTCGCCACAGGAATCCTGAACGGCTTTTTACCTTGCGGAATGGTTTATATGGCGTTAACCGCATCATTAGCAGCAGGCGGAATCTGGCAAAGCTCAGTTTTTATGCTGTTATTTGGGTTAGGGACTTTTCCGTTTATGTTTGCCGTAGTTTTCTTGGGAAACTTCATTACGACCACTTTTCGGGTCAAAATATTGAGAGTGATTCCTGTGATGATGATTGTCTTGGGCGGATTATTCGTTCTGAGAGGTTTGGAGTTAGGAATTCCTTACGTTTCACCACATTCCGAAGCTTTGCACGTTCAGCATTCTAAAGAAGGTTTCCATCTGGATCACACGAATTGTCATTAA
- a CDS encoding DUF6702 family protein, which produces MKKSIFILSLGILLISFFSFKDFDFFSSMTKVDYIDGSKTLKFTTKLNTNHISQAVKIDPSTAGFEAEVKKYVNNNVDVAINGAAKTLTFTGSQVNGESVWVYYEVGNVSDISSLKIKNSILIGQFPKQVNIMNITYKGTLKTLNFQKGKESSEVTF; this is translated from the coding sequence ATGAAAAAATCAATATTTATATTATCTCTGGGAATTTTGTTAATCAGTTTTTTCAGTTTTAAAGATTTTGACTTCTTCTCGTCTATGACCAAAGTTGATTATATTGATGGAAGCAAGACGCTGAAGTTTACAACAAAATTGAACACCAACCATATTTCACAAGCTGTAAAGATTGATCCATCTACTGCAGGTTTTGAAGCAGAAGTGAAAAAATATGTAAATAACAATGTAGATGTTGCTATAAATGGCGCTGCAAAAACATTGACTTTTACAGGTAGTCAAGTGAACGGCGAATCTGTTTGGGTTTATTATGAAGTGGGAAATGTTTCTGATATATCCAGCTTGAAAATCAAAAACAGTATCCTGATTGGACAGTTTCCAAAGCAAGTCAATATTATGAATATTACTTACAAAGGTACTCTGAAAACGCTCAATTTCCAGAAAGGAAAAGAAAGTTCAGAAGTTACTTTCTAG